The proteins below are encoded in one region of Levilactobacillus namurensis:
- a CDS encoding multidrug effflux MFS transporter encodes MNPLLSRRRQIWLTLLLGTVSATGPLAIDLYLPALPQMRTQFMTNASLMQLSITSCLVGLALGQLIAGPFSDQYGRKKPLIIGFLIFGLVSLAIAFIHSIWLLIGLRFVQGIAGATGQVLARAVARDLFSGKKLTRFYAMLNTVNGVFPIIAPIIGGFMIHYVDWEAIFVLLAFIGLAIALAVTWGLHETLPVNQRQAGGYKSAFLAMGGLVVQPAFWPLILATGLVYGALFSYISASTFVFQTGFGMPPQTFSLLYAFNGLGIVVGSNLPGQLAKRFSNRQQLTGLLLAAMAVSAVLLVSLLFPANLWLVIGLVLLLVILIGALLTLTVTVIMDRATTNAGGASAVIGLSQNACGGIASPLAGMSGSSYAAMATMLFACSAGAYGLIRFQGHHLDH; translated from the coding sequence TTGAATCCATTACTTTCTCGCCGTCGGCAGATCTGGCTCACGCTGCTCTTGGGAACCGTGAGTGCCACCGGACCCCTAGCCATTGACCTGTATCTCCCGGCGCTTCCCCAGATGCGGACGCAGTTCATGACCAACGCGTCGTTAATGCAACTGAGTATCACCAGCTGCCTGGTCGGGCTGGCTCTGGGCCAACTGATTGCCGGCCCCTTCTCCGACCAGTACGGGCGCAAAAAGCCGTTGATCATTGGCTTTTTAATTTTCGGCCTGGTCTCCTTAGCCATCGCCTTTATTCACTCGATCTGGCTGCTGATCGGACTGCGCTTTGTTCAAGGCATCGCTGGTGCGACCGGCCAAGTCCTGGCGCGGGCAGTGGCTCGTGACCTGTTCTCCGGGAAAAAGCTGACCCGCTTTTACGCCATGCTGAACACGGTCAACGGGGTCTTCCCGATCATCGCCCCCATCATCGGGGGCTTCATGATCCACTACGTCGATTGGGAGGCCATCTTCGTCTTACTGGCCTTCATCGGCCTGGCCATCGCCCTAGCTGTGACCTGGGGATTGCACGAGACCCTGCCGGTCAACCAGCGTCAGGCTGGCGGCTACAAGAGCGCCTTCCTGGCCATGGGCGGACTGGTGGTCCAACCCGCTTTCTGGCCGCTGATTCTGGCGACGGGGCTGGTCTACGGGGCCCTCTTCAGCTACATCTCGGCATCGACCTTCGTCTTCCAGACCGGGTTCGGCATGCCCCCACAAACCTTCAGCCTCCTGTACGCCTTCAACGGACTGGGCATCGTGGTCGGGAGCAACCTGCCCGGCCAACTGGCCAAGCGCTTCTCGAACCGGCAACAGCTGACCGGGCTCCTGCTGGCGGCCATGGCCGTGAGTGCTGTGCTCTTGGTATCGCTCCTCTTCCCCGCCAACCTCTGGCTGGTAATTGGCCTGGTCCTCTTACTAGTCATCCTGATTGGCGCGCTCTTGACGCTGACCGTTACCGTGATCATGGACCGCGCCACCACCAATGCCGGCGGGGCCTCAGCCGTCATCGGCTTGTCCCAAAACGCCTGCGGTGGAATCGCATCGCCCCTGGCCGGGATGTCCGGTAGTTCCTACGCCGCCATGGCGACCATGCTCTTCGCCTGCAGCGCTGGGGCCTACGGGCTGATTCGGTTCCAGGGTCACCACCTCGACCATTAA
- the lepB gene encoding signal peptidase I codes for MQKTKEIMSWIVPVLIGLAIAFAIKAFVFTRVRVDGPSMEPNLDNAEKVVALKPAKIKHLSVIVFDAYGEDPSAKTHTNYVKRVIGLPGDKVASKNGYLYVNNKKIKQSFISETERTSGTGNWTLASLGKQNGWGKHVTVVPKGKYFVLGDHRSVSNDSRYWGFVDKDKVVGVVKVPFWTSTKTKRANINSVAY; via the coding sequence ATGCAAAAAACAAAAGAAATCATGAGTTGGATCGTCCCCGTACTGATTGGGTTAGCCATCGCCTTTGCCATTAAGGCGTTTGTCTTCACTCGGGTACGGGTCGATGGGCCATCCATGGAGCCGAACCTAGACAACGCGGAAAAGGTCGTGGCGTTGAAGCCCGCTAAGATCAAGCACCTGAGCGTCATCGTCTTTGACGCGTACGGTGAGGACCCGTCCGCTAAGACCCATACGAACTACGTCAAGCGGGTCATCGGTTTGCCCGGCGACAAGGTCGCCAGCAAGAACGGGTACCTCTACGTGAATAATAAGAAGATCAAGCAAAGCTTTATCAGCGAGACCGAGCGGACTTCCGGTACCGGGAACTGGACCTTAGCCAGCTTAGGGAAGCAGAATGGTTGGGGCAAGCACGTCACGGTCGTTCCTAAGGGCAAGTACTTCGTGCTCGGGGATCACCGGAGTGTCTCCAACGACAGCCGTTACTGGGGCTTTGTCGATAAAGATAAGGTCGTAGGGGTGGTCAAGGTGCCATTCTGGACCTCGACCAAGACCAAGCGAGCCAATATTAATTCCGTGGCCTATTAA
- a CDS encoding MarR family winged helix-turn-helix transcriptional regulator codes for MGTAANDSDILKWLSIANRYTRIALDRRLQPYRLNASMYYYILRLHEQPRMTQDKLISLTYLNPSNVTRAVNQLVNLGYVRKRQSKNDRRVYELSLTKKGERIYPEIVKLRQAVADALLVDVPVADHDALVAQIQQLALRAVANETPSSAE; via the coding sequence ATGGGCACAGCTGCGAACGATTCGGATATTCTCAAATGGCTGTCGATTGCGAACCGGTACACGCGGATCGCGTTAGACCGTCGGCTCCAACCCTACCGGTTGAATGCCAGCATGTATTACTATATCTTGCGGTTGCACGAACAGCCGCGGATGACCCAGGATAAGTTAATCAGCTTGACCTATCTGAATCCCAGCAACGTGACCCGAGCCGTGAACCAATTAGTGAACCTCGGCTACGTTCGTAAGCGCCAGTCGAAGAACGATCGGCGGGTCTATGAGCTGTCCCTGACCAAGAAGGGGGAGCGCATCTACCCGGAAATCGTGAAGCTCCGGCAAGCCGTGGCGGATGCCTTATTGGTCGACGTTCCAGTCGCCGACCATGACGCGTTAGTCGCCCAGATTCAACAGCTTGCCTTGCGCGCCGTCGCGAATGAGACCCCCAGTTCAGCAGAATAG
- a CDS encoding ABC transporter ATP-binding protein — MATLMIDVRDVAKRFGTNVVLKRVSLQLPAGKILGLIGPSGAGKTTLVKAVLGMESVDAGTTQVLGTTMPNRAIMQRIGYMAQSDALYTRLTARENLHFFGELLGLRGQHLTAAIAHAAQVVNLTADLDRRITAYSGGMKRRLSLAIALLHDPDLLILDEPTVGIDPELRQQIWAELDQLRDQGKAILVTTHVMGEAERCDDLMLIRGGVALAQGTPATLKHDYGVSTIEQVFLKAGRMQDADHRDR; from the coding sequence ATGGCAACACTGATGATCGATGTCCGGGATGTGGCCAAGCGCTTTGGGACCAACGTGGTCTTGAAGCGGGTAAGCCTGCAATTGCCAGCCGGCAAGATCTTAGGGTTGATTGGCCCTTCGGGGGCGGGGAAGACCACCCTAGTCAAGGCCGTGTTGGGGATGGAAAGCGTCGATGCCGGGACCACCCAGGTACTGGGCACGACCATGCCTAACCGGGCCATCATGCAACGGATCGGGTACATGGCGCAAAGTGACGCCCTGTATACGCGGTTAACGGCGCGCGAGAACCTACACTTCTTCGGCGAGTTGCTGGGCTTGCGTGGCCAGCACTTAACGGCCGCCATTGCGCACGCCGCGCAGGTGGTCAATCTCACGGCGGACCTGGATCGCCGAATCACCGCGTATTCCGGGGGGATGAAGCGCCGGTTGTCGTTAGCCATTGCGTTGTTGCACGACCCGGACCTGCTGATTCTTGACGAACCCACGGTGGGTATCGACCCGGAACTGCGGCAGCAGATCTGGGCGGAGTTGGACCAGTTGCGAGACCAGGGCAAGGCCATCTTGGTCACCACCCACGTGATGGGGGAGGCCGAGCGGTGTGACGACTTAATGCTGATTCGGGGCGGCGTTGCGCTGGCTCAAGGGACGCCGGCAACGCTCAAGCACGACTATGGCGTATCGACGATCGAACAAGTCTTTTTGAAAGCGGGGCGGATGCAAGATGCGGATCATCGCGATCGTTAA
- a CDS encoding ABC transporter permease translates to MRIIAIVKRVLREMVRDKRTLALMFLAPLLILTLMYFLFQNNASNVATIGVSRVDSQLVTALKNSHTQIRSYDAQATARTQIRRDNLAAFIRQQDGRLTVTYQNSQPSDTVLVRQALQGARTKLKVQALVAATKTQRQALQQQTKALKTLLQQRPQAGQTIRTPAKSAAATAPTYTVTSHYLYGSADSTFFDTFLPILLGFFVFFFVFLISGISLLNERTTGTLTRLLATPIRRGEIIAGYLVGYGLFAIVQTVLTVAFALTVFKVHILGSVAVILLINFLLAMVALSLGIFISTFANSEFQMMQFIPLLIVPQIFFSGLIAVDQMPTWIQGLAHIFPLYYGGQALMDVATRGVGLGAVAGDLWILVLFAVVFTILNVVGLKRYRRV, encoded by the coding sequence ATGCGGATCATCGCGATCGTTAAACGGGTCTTACGGGAAATGGTGCGGGATAAGCGGACGTTAGCACTAATGTTCTTGGCACCCCTGTTGATCCTGACGTTGATGTACTTTTTGTTCCAAAATAACGCGAGCAACGTGGCGACCATCGGGGTCAGCCGGGTCGATTCCCAGCTGGTGACGGCGTTGAAGAACTCGCACACCCAAATCAGGTCGTACGACGCGCAGGCCACGGCGCGGACCCAGATTCGACGGGACAACTTGGCGGCCTTCATTCGCCAGCAAGACGGCCGGTTGACGGTCACCTATCAGAACAGTCAGCCCAGTGATACGGTGTTGGTCCGCCAGGCCTTGCAGGGCGCACGGACTAAGCTCAAGGTTCAAGCGCTCGTGGCGGCCACTAAGACCCAGCGGCAGGCCCTACAGCAGCAAACCAAGGCTTTAAAGACCCTGTTGCAACAGCGTCCCCAGGCTGGGCAGACCATCCGTACGCCAGCTAAGTCAGCGGCCGCGACGGCTCCGACTTACACCGTTACCAGTCATTACCTCTACGGCAGTGCGGATTCGACGTTTTTTGACACCTTTTTGCCCATCTTGTTAGGCTTCTTCGTGTTCTTCTTCGTCTTTCTGATCTCTGGCATCTCGCTGCTGAACGAGCGGACCACCGGCACGTTGACCCGGCTGTTGGCCACGCCGATTCGGCGGGGCGAGATCATCGCGGGCTACCTGGTGGGGTACGGGCTGTTCGCCATTGTCCAGACGGTGCTCACCGTGGCGTTCGCGTTAACGGTCTTTAAGGTCCACATATTGGGCAGCGTGGCGGTGATCCTGTTGATCAATTTCTTGTTGGCCATGGTGGCGCTGTCGTTAGGCATCTTCATCTCCACGTTTGCCAACTCGGAGTTTCAGATGATGCAGTTTATCCCGCTACTGATCGTGCCACAGATTTTCTTCTCCGGCCTGATTGCCGTCGATCAGATGCCCACTTGGATCCAAGGGTTAGCCCACATCTTCCCGCTATATTACGGCGGACAAGCTCTGATGGACGTGGCCACCCGTGGCGTTGGCCTGGGGGCCGTGGCCGGGGACCTCTGGATTCTGGTCCTGTTTGCGGTGGTCTTTACGATCTTGAACGTCGTGGGGTTGAAACGGTATCGGAGGGTTTAA
- a CDS encoding TetR/AcrR family transcriptional regulator, with protein sequence MNKQTAIQTAFAQAMAATEEIPAKQKQVLAASLALFAEQGFANTTTKEIAERAGVAEGTVYRRYHTKEALLAALLQPVVRQVVPTLMQEFAHQVMQQTYPSRRQFLQALLTNRAEFLQGNWREIKILLNEMLVRDDLRATIIQEATPVLRDNLYPLLDHLRQAGELVAWPNDLVSQFLIGTVMTNLLRANLQGDLRTFSQRIPYLVDFLDRGLAPDQADNQN encoded by the coding sequence ATGAACAAACAGACAGCGATTCAGACCGCCTTTGCGCAAGCCATGGCGGCTACGGAAGAGATTCCGGCCAAACAAAAACAGGTGTTGGCGGCCAGTCTCGCGCTCTTTGCGGAGCAGGGCTTTGCCAACACCACGACCAAGGAGATCGCCGAGCGGGCAGGCGTTGCGGAAGGCACCGTCTACCGGCGCTACCACACCAAGGAGGCCCTCTTAGCGGCATTGTTACAACCCGTAGTGCGGCAAGTGGTTCCCACGTTGATGCAGGAGTTCGCGCACCAGGTGATGCAACAGACCTACCCGTCTCGTCGCCAATTCTTGCAGGCGTTATTGACCAACCGAGCCGAATTTTTGCAGGGCAATTGGCGGGAAATCAAGATTCTCTTGAATGAGATGCTGGTCCGCGATGATCTACGGGCCACGATTATTCAAGAGGCGACGCCGGTGCTTCGGGACAACCTGTACCCGTTGCTTGATCATCTGCGGCAAGCCGGGGAGTTGGTCGCTTGGCCGAACGACTTGGTCAGTCAGTTCTTGATTGGGACCGTGATGACCAACCTGCTCCGGGCGAACCTCCAGGGAGATTTACGAACCTTTAGCCAGCGAATTCCCTACCTGGTCGACTTCTTAGACCGGGGCCTGGCGCCTGATCAGGCGGATAATCAGAACTAA
- a CDS encoding C1 family peptidase has protein sequence MDETQTNSALSAADLADLHADLTQQPAHDVISRAVIKNGVLAASEDPAAAVRLNRTFSVELDTGAVSNQKHSGRCWLFATLNTLRHQFAAKYQVKDFELSQSYLFFWDKVERANIFYDRILATADKPVDDRLVSHYLESAAGDGGQWAMGAALVQKYGVLPKSAMPESFNTNDTTGFAATLGLKLRKDAVTLRQLVADGADDAQIAATRKQALKEVYRMAAYSFGEPPTTFDLEYKDDKKQYHRDAGLTPQAFYQKYFDADLDNYVVLANSPDKAYNELYALPSQDNIVGGKHITMLNLPMAELKRTAVAQLQAGEAVWFGNDVLQQMSRERGFLDSQLYKTADLFGIDLSLTKGQRMAYHEAEVSHAMTLTGVDLVDDQPTRWKVENSWGEKNGAKGYFVMTDEWMEDFVYEVVVRKDFLTADQQALLKRQPVDLAPWDSLA, from the coding sequence ATGGATGAAACACAAACCAATTCAGCGTTAAGCGCCGCGGACTTAGCGGACTTACACGCAGACCTGACCCAACAGCCCGCCCATGACGTGATCAGTCGCGCCGTTATTAAGAACGGGGTCTTAGCGGCTTCGGAGGATCCTGCCGCCGCAGTCCGGTTGAACCGGACCTTCTCCGTGGAACTCGACACGGGGGCCGTATCGAACCAGAAACACTCCGGTCGGTGCTGGCTCTTCGCGACCTTGAACACGTTACGGCACCAGTTCGCCGCGAAGTATCAGGTCAAGGACTTCGAATTGTCCCAGAGCTACCTGTTCTTCTGGGACAAGGTCGAACGGGCCAACATCTTCTACGACCGCATTCTGGCCACGGCCGATAAGCCCGTCGACGACCGTTTAGTCAGTCACTACCTGGAAAGCGCGGCCGGCGATGGCGGTCAGTGGGCCATGGGGGCTGCCCTGGTTCAAAAGTACGGGGTCTTACCTAAGAGTGCCATGCCGGAATCCTTTAACACCAACGACACCACGGGTTTTGCGGCTACGCTGGGCCTGAAACTGCGCAAGGACGCGGTGACCTTACGTCAATTAGTGGCGGACGGTGCCGATGACGCCCAAATCGCGGCGACCCGCAAGCAAGCCTTAAAGGAAGTCTATCGGATGGCGGCCTATTCGTTCGGTGAGCCACCGACCACCTTTGACCTGGAATACAAGGACGACAAGAAGCAGTATCACCGCGATGCGGGACTGACGCCTCAAGCCTTCTACCAGAAGTACTTTGACGCGGACCTGGACAACTACGTGGTGCTCGCCAACTCACCGGATAAGGCCTACAATGAGCTGTACGCCTTGCCCAGCCAGGACAACATCGTAGGTGGGAAGCACATCACTATGTTGAACCTGCCGATGGCGGAACTGAAGCGTACGGCCGTCGCCCAACTCCAAGCGGGAGAAGCCGTCTGGTTCGGGAACGACGTCTTGCAACAGATGAGTCGCGAACGGGGCTTCCTGGATAGCCAGCTCTACAAAACGGCGGATCTGTTCGGTATCGATCTGAGCTTGACCAAGGGACAACGGATGGCTTATCACGAAGCCGAAGTCTCCCACGCCATGACCCTGACCGGGGTCGACCTAGTGGACGATCAACCGACCCGGTGGAAGGTGGAAAATAGCTGGGGTGAGAAGAACGGTGCCAAGGGGTACTTTGTGATGACCGACGAATGGATGGAGGATTTCGTCTACGAAGTCGTGGTTCGTAAGGACTTCTTGACGGCCGACCAGCAAGCCTTACTCAAGCGCCAGCCGGTTGACCTGGCACCTTGGGATTCATTAGCATAA
- a CDS encoding AAC(3) family N-acetyltransferase → MSNWTQHPVTQVMAPERLKQILVELGVQPTDSLLVHTALSHLGYLPGGEQTLVGLLKDLVAQGNIVMPTQTADWSNPADWEYPPAVPEAARAIRAGMPPFDPDLTPIHNIGKTPEYFRTLPGTRRSRHPLLSMCAWGRDSARIVETPTYDLPFGAQGPLQKLYDLDAKIVALGTDYESCTALHLAESTIDRPTHTEIAPVFRDGQTVWVDYQDVELEPYDDFNLVGASFEEAHPDAVRWTAIATGTIAVLPMRPLINFARDYYRKKDRLMAQK, encoded by the coding sequence ATGTCGAATTGGACGCAACACCCGGTGACCCAGGTGATGGCTCCGGAGCGCCTCAAACAAATTTTGGTCGAACTGGGGGTTCAACCCACGGATAGCCTGTTGGTGCACACGGCGTTAAGTCACCTGGGGTATTTACCCGGTGGGGAACAGACCCTAGTGGGGCTCCTCAAGGACCTGGTGGCCCAAGGCAACATCGTGATGCCCACCCAAACGGCTGATTGGTCGAATCCCGCCGACTGGGAATATCCCCCAGCGGTCCCGGAGGCAGCGCGAGCGATTCGCGCGGGGATGCCACCGTTCGACCCCGACCTCACGCCGATTCATAACATCGGAAAGACGCCGGAATATTTCCGGACGTTACCAGGGACTCGGCGGAGTCGCCACCCGTTGCTCTCGATGTGCGCGTGGGGCCGCGATAGTGCCCGCATTGTGGAGACGCCCACTTATGACTTGCCGTTCGGCGCTCAGGGGCCCCTCCAGAAGCTGTACGATTTAGACGCCAAGATTGTGGCGCTGGGCACGGACTACGAAAGCTGTACCGCCCTGCACCTGGCCGAATCGACGATTGACCGGCCAACGCATACGGAGATTGCGCCGGTGTTTCGGGATGGTCAGACCGTTTGGGTCGACTATCAGGATGTGGAACTAGAACCCTATGATGATTTCAATCTGGTGGGAGCGTCCTTTGAAGAAGCCCACCCGGATGCGGTTCGCTGGACGGCGATTGCGACGGGAACGATTGCCGTTTTGCCGATGCGACCGTTGATTAACTTTGCCCGGGACTATTACCGGAAGAAGGACCGGTTGATGGCTCAGAAATAG
- a CDS encoding DNA/RNA non-specific endonuclease, with translation MSKRYRRRSRRSPITVYGAVILIVLGVIGFLGGQGNPTAQRITEQASSVVSQVTGHSNATTATPKESVATKQLAQQKYTGTQIVAVNHNQPTFTKQELSLSRGSWQKYGNLDSLNRVTTANAMLSKQLMPTAKRQPLNVTPTGWHNKPYTINGKRGYLYNRSHLIGYQMTGQNNNWKNLMTGTRSLNDPGMTAYENPVANYLRSHPQDHVRYQVQPVFRGNELVARGVHMQAQSIETKDIAYNVYIFNIQSGVKIDYQTGYSQRGDAAAAF, from the coding sequence GTGAGTAAACGCTATCGACGCCGGTCGCGGCGTAGTCCCATCACCGTGTATGGGGCGGTCATTCTAATCGTTTTAGGGGTCATCGGCTTCTTGGGTGGCCAGGGGAATCCAACGGCTCAGCGGATCACGGAGCAAGCGTCCAGTGTGGTCAGTCAGGTAACGGGGCACTCGAATGCGACTACCGCCACCCCCAAAGAATCGGTGGCGACCAAGCAACTAGCGCAACAGAAGTATACCGGGACCCAGATCGTCGCGGTCAACCATAACCAACCGACCTTCACCAAGCAAGAGTTGTCGCTGAGTCGGGGATCCTGGCAGAAGTACGGTAACCTAGACAGCCTCAACCGGGTCACCACCGCGAACGCGATGCTTAGCAAGCAGTTGATGCCTACTGCTAAGCGGCAACCGTTGAATGTGACGCCTACGGGGTGGCACAATAAGCCGTACACCATCAACGGCAAGCGCGGTTACTTGTATAACCGGAGTCACTTGATCGGGTATCAGATGACCGGTCAGAACAATAACTGGAAGAACCTGATGACCGGAACCCGGTCGTTGAACGATCCGGGGATGACGGCTTACGAGAATCCGGTGGCGAATTACCTGCGTAGTCATCCACAAGATCACGTACGCTACCAAGTCCAGCCGGTCTTTCGGGGCAACGAGTTGGTCGCGCGGGGCGTGCACATGCAGGCCCAGTCGATTGAGACCAAGGATATTGCCTACAACGTCTACATCTTCAACATTCAGAGTGGTGTGAAGATCGATTATCAGACGGGATACAGCCAGCGCGGGGACGCAGCCGCCGCCTTTTAA